Genomic DNA from Chaetodon trifascialis isolate fChaTrf1 chromosome 19, fChaTrf1.hap1, whole genome shotgun sequence:
GATGAAAACGTCTCGACACATTCCTGAAAATAGCCCTCAGAACAAACTCTGCATGAAATCTCAGTATTTCTCGACACGGCCTGTAAACGCGTCCTGTCAGCTGGAACTGCGTGATTATTGGCTGCTCACAGGATCTGATTAGACATGACGCACATGGACGTTTGTGTCTGAGATAAACTCGGCGTTCAGGCACAATCGAGCGCTTATTCCCGGACTCCGTTTCTGTCACAGACTCGTCTTTGTTGTCTCACCCTCGGTCCCAGAGGGCCCAGATAAAAGTAAAAGCCGTCAAATTAGATTAAGCGTGGGGCTTCATGTGGTGGAGAGGAGTCAGCGGGAACGTTTCTGTCCTTTCGTGTGAAACTACAATAAAACTTTATGGGGAATGAAAACATATAAACCATGTGTAATCTGGCTTTTCTACACATTAAGAAGTCGTcctgaaatgattagttgattgacaAAGAAATAGATTTTATACAgtatgtggccaaaagtatgtggacagcctTGTTCTCCTGCTGCAGGGTCAACATCTGGAGGACAGACCAAAGCCAGCTGAGGAGGCTGTTCATGAACACGAtgtctcagtcacacacagctgtccacatacttttggccacgaCTGTATCATCTTTATGTCATTGGTTTAAAGACTCTTGGCTTTAATGTCATGctacatttttgcatttcaaaaaacaaatttttatTTATCCGCTCATTTATttcctgctgccttcatgttGTCTCTCTGACTCTGGTCTGTGTTGTCTTTAACTGACTCTGGTTCTGTCTGGTTCCCCTGCAGGGCGTCGTAGGCACAGCAGCGGCCCCAGAGAGCGGGGCCTCTCTGGCCCTCAGAGCTCTGGGTTGGGGCTCCCTGTTCGCCTGCTGTGGAGTCGGTCTGCTCAGTCTCACTGTGTGGAAAGTCCTTGGTGTTCACAGCGTACGTACCAGCCGCTGGGGACACACTGAAGTTTAtctgtttgattgttttgttttaaaatttCCAAAAATAAGTTGTAAATTTTAGACAATAAGTTGAAATGATTCAAGAAAAAATGTAGTAttgtgaggagaaaaaaatacaaaaaattctgtaacaaaactaaaaaaaagtcattttctaaagcagtcaaaactgaaaaattactgaaatatctaaagaaaaaacaaactttcaagGACAACGTTGAGATTAAAGTGAAATATTATTAGCAAAACGTTTCCAAAAATCAAGTTGTAAAATTTCTAAGATAaagttgaaatatttaaagagcaaaaaaaatcCTGGAAAAATTGTTAAATTTCTCAAATAACATTGAAATAGTTTGAGAAAATAAGTGAAATTTCTGGAGAGCTCTCTGTTACCAGGTTTCTCTCTCGGTTTCCTTTTCAGCTGTCGGAGTTCAGACAGAAGATGCAGTCCTTCTTCCCGTCCATCCCAAAGTCCACCGGGTCCTCAGCTGGATCTGAACCTGTGGACTGGGAGTCTGTCTTCAAGTCAAagtaacctgctgctgctgctgctgctgctgctgctggaggaccaATCAAACGAGACAACACAGAGACTGGAAATAACTGCTGAAGAGTTACTCAGCAGAGACTGGAGAATCCTCTGGACCAGTTTGGTCCCAGTCTGGTACCCAGACTGCCGCCCCTTCTCCTTGAAAAATATTTATAaagatgtgtgtttgagtgtgtgcttcatttgaacaacaaacatttgtttCTCTGAATATGAACTTGTGATTTGACCGTCAGTGTgttggtttgtcttttttttcccttggaagaagaagaagaggaagaggaggtgggtgGTTTTAAGCAGGACTCCATTGAAAATATGTTAAATTCTGGAAAGCAGACTGGTTTTAACATACTTGTTTCATAAAGGTCAGAGGTCGATGTTCGACTGCTTGTTCTTGATGCTCTTCGGTCGCACTTGTTTTTCTCACTCGGACACCCTGCCCTGCCTGAAGGCGGGTGGAGGTAGCGGCTAAAATAACGGCTAAAAACCCACCGGTACAGTTCTTCTTTCATACTTTCCAACAGTGATTCTTTCTGAAGCAGCTTCAGCTAACAGGGAAAATATTCTGTTAGCATTCTAAAGTTAGCCCAAAAAAGGGTTTGAAAATAAGTCAGAAAGTTGGACTTAAGTCCAGCACTGGAGGAAACGCCGACTGACGGTTACAGaaatgtctctgctgctgcGTTCAGACTCTAAATAAAAGCGTGGTGGTTGTTGAGGCGTCGCGTCCGAACTGAAGGTTTTAGCTCCGACGCTTCAAGTTGTCCGTCGTCATCTTGTAAACGCAAACTCTTGCCGTGCTCTTATTTTGGTATCTCATCTCTGCCCGCTGTGGTGCTTTCAAGGACATTCCAAAATTTAAGGACTTAAAATCGGCTAGTGAAAAAACGCGTTTGAGCTGTGTTGTCgaaaatgcattctgggaaattcAGAGGCGACGTTGAAGATTAAAGAGTGACGATAAACCtgtggagacaaacaggagcTGAGGGACAAAATAATCAGAGAAAcgtttttttttcatcatgaaCGCCGTCGCAGTAGTTAATGCTGTTAAAGTTGACGCTCTTGTCATCAAGATTCACTTAAATTTGGCTTTATTTTCAAAAATTAGTAATTAGAAAAACTAGTTTGTTAGATCTTATTCTTCTTACATTCTTCTTACTACTTTTATCTTTGTCCTGCAGATTTGACTTAACATTACCGAATCTATCTAACGATTTTGTTTTTCCCGTGACTATCAAATCCTCAGGGGatcagctgtggctgcagacttTCAGTTTAGCTTTTAGATTTCATCAAAAATGTTAAGTTTCTCACTTTTTCTGCTCACAAACCAGCCAAGAGCTGCGTTCACAGTGCTCAACCAGAGTTCATGAACGTTTATTCTTGTTGTGGAACATATAAAGATTTCATCCTGAAGAAACGTCTGTCAAATCAAACAGGAGACGCTCTGGATGtagagattttctttttttctctctctctttacatttGTTATAACTGTTTTTGAAGTTGTGTCAGTTAGCAACATGATGAGTACAGTCCCGCCCCCCGACCTCCTGTACATACAGTCtctcaaatcaaacacaccctcCCAGATCCGACCCCCAAAACATCCTGAAACTGTGGATTTTTCCTTAAATACAGAAACAAGTCTTCACCTGCTGGGAAGAGAAACTAAACGTTCGGGTGAGCAGAGTTGTGATTATTAATGATGATAATTCATCAGCAGTTACCGTCACCGAGTCAAATGTACATCGTCTAttcacaggaggatgatggcgTTGGAGGGAAATTTGGATTTGATTGGTGGAGGACACATACAAAGTTcttaaaaaacaggaagtgacgcTTGATACTGTTGTGGTTCGGCAAAATACTGATGGTCAAACTGCAGATGATCAAATTATTCacatttaaagtaaaaaaaaaacgccCAAAACAAACCTATTGCACCAAAACAAAGTACATGACTGaacatcagtgtttcctctgtcatACCACATGAGAAAAGAGAGGCCTATCTACAACATATAACTATTTAAATAAATCTGACCCCGCCTCCAAAATCTAACTAACCCCGCCCCCCAGAAACAGCCCCGCAAACAGAAAGAAACGACCACGTCTgtttaaaaacatcaaagagAGCCAGAACCCGAGTGTTCTCCACCGTCACACTTtggttaaaacaaaaacaaaacaacaaactgacaaaagaataaaaaaattaaaaatacaagtattaaatatttttgtattaaaaTTACTTAAAAATCCCAAATAAACATTTTGCGGATGGAGCCGAGGAGctatatatattctatatatattcatttgtatgtaaaaacatttgtgttctgttctttaaataaaaatataataggAGCCAGTTCGTCACATGGTCGGAGCTGCTTCTAGCGCCACTGAGCGTGCTCCGTGGCGGTGTTCGTGTCACGAGCGGCCAATTTTAAAAAGTACTTCACACATGATGGCAGCCACTGAGGAGTTGAGGGCGGCCGACAGCGAGATGTCCAGCAGCCGGCTCTCGTACAGAACAAACTCCGTCCGGTTCTCCTCCACCCTCGCCATGGCCAGCAGCGCCTTGGCGGCACGGCACATCATGTTAACGCTGGGCGGCTCCGGTGTGGCAGCAGAGTGCAGCATGCTGTGTGAGCTTTGTTGGTATTGAGCCATGGTCACGCTGTCCTCCAGGAAGCCGATCAGAGTTCCCACGCTGCCCTTCTGCAAGGTGATGGTGCGCGCTGCTGTGGGGTCGCCCTGCGCCAGGTTGGACAGGACGGCCACCGCCATCTCCCGGCACACCTGGCTCTTCCTCTCACCCACGAGACGCACCAGCGTGGCGTAGAGCTTCTGCTGGCGGCTGAAGGGCGGCGTGGCGAGCAGCAGGTCCACGTTGCAGTCCTGGATGCTCAGCTTGCACAGACATTCCAGCACCAGTCTCTGAGGGGTGAGCGAGGAGAAGCCTCCCGCCGAGGAGAAGGGGTCCTGGGCCTCAGCAGAAGGGCAGACCATCCAGTGCAGCAGCCCGTCCAGAATGGGCAGGCAGATGCTCTCGGGGTACAGCGACAGGTCCAGCTGGCCCGACATGTTGGCCAGCGTCACCAGTGTGTTTTCCCTGAGCGCTGCCAGGCAGTCCCACCACCACTCGTCCCGGCTACAGGCCagcccctgctcctcctcccgctGGTAGGAGGGCGGTGTCCGTTTCCTgcgggggtggtggtggtgcagcagCACAAGCCGGCCCAGGATCAGCACCAGGCCGGGGTGCCGCGACATGTCGTTGTCATTGCCGGGGATGAAAGACAGGCCACGCACAATGTTGGAGATGCAGACGCAGCGTTTGGCCAGAGAGTCCTGCCAGGACTCGGCCGTGGAGAGCGGAGCCTCGTCCCAGCAGCGAGGCTCGTCCTCCATCGGGCTGATGGGACTCTGAACCAGTGACGTCTGGCCTGTGACCTCTGACGGGGAGCCttgagaggagacacagagttgttgttgtttttatttttaccattAAAGGTGCAGTTCACCTGTTTGAACAGTTACTGATGTTGATAAACTGGCAGCAGGCTGTTCAGACTAAATGCTTATCAAACAGGAAGGGAACCACCTAGTGGCAAAAGACCAACACTACAACACATCAGCAGTACATGCACAGTTAAAGAGAAATAacttttttattccactcattcttcttccttgtcaaaacctgcaACCTACATCACCCACCATACATCATGCTAGttgcagctaatgtagcctgtagcctgcagcagagacgaggAGCGGCTACAAAGGACGCTCCATACCAAAAGATTTATTCAAGTTTCAAACTTGTGATATGTAATTACAATCATCTTTCATATAATAAAATTTAAATTTATGAAAGATTATAATTACTtttcaaaatatgtttttcatgTCTGGCCTGGAACAAGACATGAACACATGATCTGCTTTCTGAGTGACCATTTGTTAAGGTCTTTACCTTCTTGTGTTTCAGGTGGTGTCTCTTCACCGGCTGGTTGGTTCTGCTCCGTGCCtacctctgcctcctccttaCCCTCCTCCTGCCTGCCATCTGCTTCCCCTCTCTCCTGACTCCTTcccccatctcctccacctcccttctccctctctgctgagAGGTTTCTGGGGGTGGAGTCTCCTGTCTGGATGTGAGTGGTAGAGTCTCCTCCTCCGGCCTTCCAGTGCAGGAGGCCGCTGATGAAGCCGTTGGGTCGGCTGAGCTCTGCCCAGcgctcctccacttcctcccatTCCTCCCCCGTCTCCTCCACCTTGATTGGCAGCTTGTCATACTTGCTGGCCTGTTGGGGGCGGGGCTCTACCTGCTCCTGGTGCTCGTctttcacctccacctccttttTGACAACAGATTCActgtctttcacctcctcctctgtgttgatGGTGGGTGCAGCAGTGGGTAGCGGTGACATTGCCTCCATCTCTTCCGCTGACGTCCTCGGtatcctctgctcctcagctgattggctgttagaTTCGGAGGCGGCAGGTGGCGACTCCTTGGGCACTTCCTCCTTCTTGGGGGGGTCAGGTGTGGGTCCCAGCAGAGTCCTCTGGCCCTCGGTTCCAACCTCATACTCCTCCAGGATGCCAAATATCTGGATGAGGCAGCGGCGGTAATACTCCACGATTAGCTCCAGGAAACcaggcagctgcaggagaacaggAGGAGGTCAGCTGATCATTTATTATTAACAAAAATTCAATATTTATGCcagttcttcttctgcagtatCCAGACAACTAAAAAACTCTAAAAGTGACTTAACTCAAGGCTGTTATTTTGAAACAGGCTTATGTAAGAGACAGGctcttgtttctcctctcttatCAGGTCCTCCCTGTTTTCTGACGTGTTCCTGTTTTAATGTTCTGTTGCTACGAActcaacactgtgtgtgtgtatgtgtgtgtgtgtgtgtgtgtgtgtgtgtgtgtgtgtgtgtgtgtgtctgacctgtGTGAGGCTGAAGGAGCCCACTGTGCTGTCATCATACAGCAAGATGTTGATGGTATCCAAAGCCCAGGTGCTCTCTGCTAATAGGCCAGActtcagtgacatcatcactcGCCATGCCTCTGGGGTTCCTGATAGGATGAGTTGAATAACATGGTGTCAAGTTGTAGAACAACTGAGAACCGGATTTGTTCTGCTTGTCACTAAATAAGTGAAACTTATCGTGTCTACAGctagtttgttttattttgtgtgtgtgtgtgtgtgtgtgtgtgtgtgtgtgtgtgtgtgggtgtgtgtgtgtgtgttgtctaaCCGATGTCCTTGGCGGTGTGCCGACGTCTTGGCTTCAGTTTTGGGGGGGTGGCCTCTACAGAGTTGGGGGGGAAGCTGACCTCTCTGTGGATGAGGTGGAGGCCCTGACTGGGTGGGGGGCCAGGGGGGACACTGGGGTGCCCCGGCTTCTTCATAGAGGGCAGGTAGGGGGCACTGTTGGGGGACAGAGAACCCCCCAAAGGCCGGGGGAATGAGGAGGGGCTGTGAGAGCGGGTCACATGGTTAGGAACAGTAGGTGTGGCctggaaggaggaggggggctgtCTGGAGGGCAGAGGGGGcatggagggggaggaggaagaggagtggggTGGATATGGAGGCTGGCGTTGACCTGGATGACTGGGGGGCCACTGGCTGTCCTGAGGAGCCCTGCCCTCCTGGTCATCTCCCCGGCCCATGCCAGGGTAGGGGGGTCCCTGGCCCTGCCGACTGTAGGTGTACCCCATGTCTGTCCTGGGGTGCCACATGTTGGCCTGCGGCCCCTCTCCGGGGCCCCCAGACACTGCTGATGGTCCTGAGCCCATCATGCTATGTTGCGGGGGTCCTTGCCGGTCCCGGGTGTAAGGATAAGGGTACTGGCCCTGGACCGGCCGACGCTCGGGGCCCATGTAGCCCCCGCCTCCTCCACCATAGGGGCCGAACATGTCGGGCTGCTGAGAGCCAAACTGCTGCACAGCGAACGCTTCGCCTTCATGACGCTTCGCAGGTGGATACAGACCCTCCATCGGACGCTTGTAACCCTGCAGACACACGACGGAGAATCAGAAACATGTTGCAGCTGATCTGGATCATTCCTCATCAACATGCATCAGGACGAGCTCACTTTACTGCTTCACGATTCAGCACTCGTTAAGTAGTGTGTTAAATTAattctgcagacagagacagagtgctcacctgctgctgagggtACAGGGGCTGATGGGAACTGTAGGCCATGCTGTGAGGATACTGCTGCCCATAACCATCATGTCCATGCCTGAAGTGGGGGAGAAGAGTGTGTCAAAATGGATTTAAACACTCaaagaaaaaactaaattaCAAACTTGAAGaacacttttaaaaacatgttttctttcccggccctcctctcacctctggtGGGGGTATCTGCTGGGGTACATGCCGGCCTCGTTTCCAGAGGGACCCATGCTGTTCTGACCTCCAGGGGGTGCCATGCTTCCATCAGGCCCCATCACATGGTCCGGCCTGCAGAACAGGAAATGACTcttataaatgctaaatgcaAAGATGTACTTTCCAGCATAAAAATCTTCTTCACAGTTGTAGCCCAAATCCTCATCATCTCCACCAAATGATTCTCATATTCTATTTCTTTGTGTTCAGTAACAGCAGAACAGACCTTATTTCATATTAGGCACAACATGTTCACTCAGCAATGACTTAAAAATGCACGCTGAGGTTGGAATGCACAATTATGCTCCGAGCAAACTTTAAATGCTGCAAACGAAACTCCAAACCGCAGAGAGCCCTAAAGCTGCCTGACCAGTATCTTACCTGCGCTCGTAGCCGGGGCCGTAGGGGTACTGTGGTCTGGGGCCCATCCCTGCCATTGGCCCAGAGGGTGGCCCGCGGGGGTACATGTCCTGCATGGCACCGCTGGGCATCTGACCAGGACCAAAGGCCTCGCCAGGCCCCGGACCTGAAGAAGAGAAGGCAAAGGTACGTTATTTAATTTGGTAAGAATGACAATCAATCATAAAAACCCCAGTGATGCAGATtaacttcattgatttattcagatttattttattttccatgttgtttttttaaactactTTTAATTGCCTGGAAGGTAGAAAATCTAAAATCTGATTGAGGATTTTGGAAAATGCTGCGGGGTGATGTAATGTGTGTGCAATACCAGATAATGGGCTAAAACGTGAAACCAACTGCACGAACactaaatgagaaaaaacagttttgaccaccagggggcagcacaGCACAATGGCTGCAACTAAAGGCCTGAATAACACACAGGGTAATGAGACTGGACCGTCTCCACACTGGCCAGGGCCAGAAAGCTGCTGGTTCTCTACTGATTAACTGGTTTCCCTTTGTACTCAGTGGAAACTGGTCCTGGATCAGATGAACAGAGAACAGACCAACAGGGATCTGGGACCACTGGCAGATGCAGCCTGAAAACATATCACTGCGTTTGACATCAGTAGAGTGAAGCTGATCTATATCAAACTTTATGACAGTGTTAATGGTCACTATGAGTTTTAAATGTCATCATAAGCGTTAATTTTGAACAAACCCTCTTTTTATCCACCAACAAAGTGCTTGAACAGTGTTTTTCCCTCCTCacctttcctctgtcctccgtATGGGTCTTTGTTGGCTTCGTACTGCATCCTCATTGACGGATCCGTTGGGCCTCCTCCCTGCTGGTAGGGGGCGCTGCCAGGTCCTGGGCCACGCTTGTTGTGGAAAGCTGGATCGCTGCCTTCAGAGAACGGGTCCTGGACGCTCACTCCTCCCATGTTCCTGACAGATAAACCACAGCAGAAATTGAACAACTGAACGATTTTGAGCGAATTTTACTCCCTCAGGATTCTGAGAATAACACCTGACTGAATCACTCAGGCGAATTTGGGTTTGAGCTCATTCCCTACCGGTTTCCAGGCTGGGGGCCCATCTGGCTGTGCGGGGTGGAGGCGGGGGTCGGGGGCTTCAGGTCTCCGGGGGCCTCGGtcagggagctgctgctggactgagGGGTGTTGGGGCCCTGCAGGGAGCCCGAGTTGGCTGCAGAGATACAGACCAGACAGAAAACCTGCTGAGAACGAGGGTTAcatgttgtcatgtgactttgCACAGCAGTTACTCAGACATGCCTAAAAAAAGAGGCGGACCAAGAGAAACTGAGGACCACAAATATCACTGGgagtcataataataatacagccTTTTGGACCACATTGGTTATTTCAGTACTTGTGGACTTT
This window encodes:
- the arid1b gene encoding AT-rich interactive domain-containing protein 1B isoform X4, which translates into the protein MDASLRSATNTTNNNPPPSGTSSEFNHYYGNGRGGPSFDQHGGQQSPRTGITAAHSVHNTMDQVQNSHEGYSNNSPYNHYPNYRPGYGNSGYGGMMSPSRQGNNLMGPGSGSSAAANHSKAAMTATSSPVGGGVGGGNNGGFQRFPGQSQQQLHPSGATPTLNQLLTSPSTMMRGYGSGYPDYNNPSAQQQPSMGLAKDMGSQYGSATHGWGGQQRNHPTMSPGNNGQGSGRSQVPPMDPMAMKRSQLYSMSNNPYSQQQGAPYTGQPYGSPSPHRYPMGMPSRGQMGMGGMQYSQQQMGSQYSQQQQNVGGYCQPGQPPYFSPPQQQPAAPSQPPYMQPRPLPQQEVPQEAYGGRGQSAAMTPGKPNHEEMSLSQQERPSSLPDLSGSIDDLPTGTEAAVSSGASGSGSTQGDQGTPARSPFSPHVSPRLPPPARTGPSPSPSPSPAGSSSQSRSGPMSPATSGPGSQLTPQVSGPGSDVGPHPSQSAMTQDRGFPPSMQRSTQGPQFGPHQSAPPMSPHSASGGPMHHSSYQQGGSYGQYGPPGNYPRPPHYGGAPSANYSGPGPGPSLANSLGLNASSPMHGQGPSTPAGRGPGPGPGGRPYPTGGSVMAPTSPGMPQPAGQGMGPPGPNTNRKPPEVGPNIGPSVGSSSSSTSATAAQGRQGSYLGMAPMGGMGPGGPGGPGGPGGPGGPYSQQSASNSGRMTPQGPPYNAPSSGPMMMPVEGMGAHPDAKQRVELSKEGISPATEPPKPKKPSVATMTNEKITRLYEMGSEPERRLWVDRYLSFMEERGTPVPNLPAVGKKPLDLCRLYLAVREIGGLAMVNKNKKWRELSSQLNVGTSSSSASSLKKQYIQYLFAYECKVERGEEPPPEALGPAGDSKKPLSLQAKIQPPSPANSGSLQGPNTPQSSSSSLTEAPGDLKPPTPASTPHSQMGPQPGNRNMGGVSVQDPFSEGSDPAFHNKRGPGPGSAPYQQGGGPTDPSMRMQYEANKDPYGGQRKGPGPGEAFGPGQMPSGAMQDMYPRGPPSGPMAGMGPRPQYPYGPGYERRPDHVMGPDGSMAPPGGQNSMGPSGNEAGMYPSRYPHQRHGHDGYGQQYPHSMAYSSHQPLYPQQQGYKRPMEGLYPPAKRHEGEAFAVQQFGSQQPDMFGPYGGGGGGYMGPERRPVQGQYPYPYTRDRQGPPQHSMMGSGPSAVSGGPGEGPQANMWHPRTDMGYTYSRQGQGPPYPGMGRGDDQEGRAPQDSQWPPSHPGQRQPPYPPHSSSSSPSMPPLPSRQPPSSFQATPTVPNHVTRSHSPSSFPRPLGGSLSPNSAPYLPSMKKPGHPSVPPGPPPSQGLHLIHREVSFPPNSVEATPPKLKPRRRHTAKDIGTPEAWRVMMSLKSGLLAESTWALDTINILLYDDSTVGSFSLTQLPGFLELIVEYYRRCLIQIFGILEEYEVGTEGQRTLLGPTPDPPKKEEVPKESPPAASESNSQSAEEQRIPRTSAEEMEAMSPLPTAAPTINTEEEVKDSESVVKKEVEVKDEHQEQVEPRPQQASKYDKLPIKVEETGEEWEEVEERWAELSRPNGFISGLLHWKAGGGDSTTHIQTGDSTPRNLSAEREKGGGGDGGRSQERGEADGRQEEGKEEAEVGTEQNQPAGEETPPETQEGSPSEVTGQTSLVQSPISPMEDEPRCWDEAPLSTAESWQDSLAKRCVCISNIVRGLSFIPGNDNDMSRHPGLVLILGRLVLLHHHHPRRKRTPPSYQREEEQGLACSRDEWWWDCLAALRENTLVTLANMSGQLDLSLYPESICLPILDGLLHWMVCPSAEAQDPFSSAGGFSSLTPQRLVLECLCKLSIQDCNVDLLLATPPFSRQQKLYATLVRLVGERKSQVCREMAVAVLSNLAQGDPTAARTITLQKGSVGTLIGFLEDSVTMAQYQQSSHSMLHSAATPEPPSVNMMCRAAKALLAMARVEENRTEFVLYESRLLDISLSAALNSSVAAIMCEVLFKIGRS
- the arid1b gene encoding AT-rich interactive domain-containing protein 1B isoform X3, which encodes MDASLRSATNTTNNNPPPSGTSSEFNHYYGNGRGGPSFDQHGGQQSPRTGITAAHSVHNTMDQVQNSHEGYSNNSPYNHYPNYRPGYGNSGYGGMMSPSRQGNNLMGPGSGSSAAANHSKAAMTATSSPVGGGVGGGNNGGFQRFPGQSQQQLHPSGATPTLNQLLTSPSTMMRGYGSGYPDYNNPSAQQQPSMGLAKDMGSQYGSATHGWGGQQRNHPTMSPGNNGQGSGRSQVPPMDPMAMKRSQLYSMSNNPYSQQQGAPYTGQPYGSPSPHRYPMGMPSRGQMGMGGMQYSQQQMGSQYSQQQQNVGGYCQPGQPPYFSPPQQQPAAPSQPPYMQPRPLPQQEVPQEAYGGRGQSAAMTPGKPNHEEMSLSQQERPSSLPDLSGSIDDLPTGTEAAVSSGASGSGSTQGDQGTPARSPFSPHVSPRLPPPARTGPSPSPSPSPAGSSSQSRSGPMSPATSGPGSQLTPQVSGPGSDVGPHPSQSAMTQDRGFPPSMQRSTQGPQFGPHQSAPPMSPHSASGGPMHHSSYQQGGSYGQYGPPGNYPRPPHYGGAPSANYSGPGPGPSLANSLGLNASSPMHGQGPSTPAGRGPGPGPGGRPYPTGGSVMAPTSPGMPQPAGQGMGPPGPNTNRKPPEVGPNIGPSVGSSSSSTSATAAQGRPPFARSPAYHNQSWPGVRPALSPTLHPSHPPPPPHPPHHSQQGTYAQAQPTVQTPPEHYGQGSYLGMAPMGGMGPGGPGGPGGPGGPGGPYSQQSASNSGRMTPQGPPYNAPSSGPMMMPVEGMGAHPDAKQRVELSKEGISPATEPPKPKDSYSSQCVSKPPTPSPMSPSSASLSSCHGEDSDSISSPAWPKTSTSPKPSVATMTNEKITRLYEMGSEPERRLWVDRYLSFMEERGTPVPNLPAVGKKPLDLCRLYLAVREIGGLAMVNKNKKWRELSSQLNVGTSSSSASSLKKQYIQYLFAYECKVERGEEPPPEALGPAGDSKKPLSLQAKIQPPSPANSGSLQGPNTPQSSSSSLTEAPGDLKPPTPASTPHSQMGPQPGNRNMGGVSVQDPFSEGSDPAFHNKRGPGPGSAPYQQGGGPTDPSMRMQYEANKDPYGGQRKGPGPGEAFGPGQMPSGAMQDMYPRGPPSGPMAGMGPRPQYPYGPGYERRPDHVMGPDGSMAPPGGQNSMGPSGNEAGMYPSRYPHQRHGHDGYGQQYPHSMAYSSHQPLYPQQQGYKRPMEGLYPPAKRHEGEAFAVQQFGSQQPDMFGPYGGGGGGYMGPERRPVQGQYPYPYTRDRQGPPQHSMMGSGPSAVSGGPGEGPQANMWHPRTDMGYTYSRQGQGPPYPGMGRGDDQEGRAPQDSQWPPSHPGQRQPPYPPHSSSSSPSMPPLPSRQPPSSFQATPTVPNHVTRSHSPSSFPRPLGGSLSPNSAPYLPSMKKPGHPSVPPGPPPSQGLHLIHREVSFPPNSVEATPPKLKPRRRHTAKDIGTPEAWRVMMSLKSGLLAESTWALDTINILLYDDSTVGSFSLTQLPGFLELIVEYYRRCLIQIFGILEEYEVGTEGQRTLLGPTPDPPKKEEVPKESPPAASESNSQSAEEQRIPRTSAEEMEAMSPLPTAAPTINTEEEVKDSESVVKKEVEVKDEHQEQVEPRPQQASKYDKLPIKVEETGEEWEEVEERWAELSRPNGFISGLLHWKAGGGDSTTHIQTGDSTPRNLSAEREKGGGGDGGRSQERGEADGRQEEGKEEAEVGTEQNQPAGEETPPETQEGSPSEVTGQTSLVQSPISPMEDEPRCWDEAPLSTAESWQDSLAKRCVCISNIVRGLSFIPGNDNDMSRHPGLVLILGRLVLLHHHHPRRKRTPPSYQREEEQGLACSRDEWWWDCLAALRENTLVTLANMSGQLDLSLYPESICLPILDGLLHWMVCPSAEAQDPFSSAGGFSSLTPQRLVLECLCKLSIQDCNVDLLLATPPFSRQQKLYATLVRLVGERKSQVCREMAVAVLSNLAQGDPTAARTITLQKGSVGTLIGFLEDSVTMAQYQQSSHSMLHSAATPEPPSVNMMCRAAKALLAMARVEENRTEFVLYESRLLDISLSAALNSSVAAIMCEVLFKIGRS